One part of the uncultured Fibrobacter sp. genome encodes these proteins:
- a CDS encoding T9SS type A sorting domain-containing protein — MKKLISLAIAMFFATAAFAEGYVASDKITQKVLSGQLKQTVMLGDEIETTKISYENIKGKLKSDGFAALGLSETWTNNVCEISGRIKRNLNPKTITPYILVEDDEGKVAQTQFEFILQARPTTLKVIKGETTQSVKAGEAISEIEIEYSGIKSFIFGSSPSGVKYERDGENQIIKISGKIDANTASGEYKYIVRGVKQDNEKDTLSVEITFKVTGAPVSVSVAENATQKVVAGEAIKPVSFSFTGANNYQLTKIPPGKFSASKDGENMIIKVSGDINEKAEDGTYTIELEVTDGKETAKAQATVEVTHKAVVTKIETIENATQTVTAGDSIEPIVFKFENVTKFGGLTGFPGGFSVSTDNTKNTVTIFGLLDEDTKGSYTVTYTVSGTDNEATAEATINVTPVTMKFDLVEGSDNQTVVAGKDIVPIVYQYDHVKSVKGFGFPSNLKMEQDPEKKQVKIFGTVNSASAAKEYVYTIELMDIYSEKSTVTGKINVVLASSSSSEATSSSSEKVDSSSSKETSSSSATSSSSETTKPESSSSEKTVSSSSEKTGSSSSKGTSSSSETTKPTSSSSEKGKSSSSTTESSSSSEKGKSSSSEKSSIIASVKPGFEFGYANNELMIVLPKPAMLRVQVFDMMGHMVESFAETETSSKSFNLAHLAKGNYVVRMESARYARNAKIFVK, encoded by the coding sequence ATGAAAAAATTGATTTCATTGGCAATTGCCATGTTCTTTGCAACCGCAGCATTTGCAGAAGGGTATGTTGCTTCTGATAAAATTACACAAAAGGTTCTGTCGGGCCAACTCAAACAGACTGTGATGTTGGGTGATGAAATCGAAACGACAAAGATTTCATACGAAAATATCAAGGGAAAACTTAAATCAGACGGTTTCGCGGCATTGGGTTTGTCGGAAACTTGGACCAATAATGTTTGTGAAATCTCGGGGCGAATCAAACGTAATCTAAACCCCAAAACAATTACGCCTTATATCTTGGTAGAAGATGATGAAGGCAAAGTTGCCCAAACGCAATTTGAATTCATCTTGCAAGCAAGGCCGACAACTCTTAAAGTCATCAAGGGCGAAACCACTCAGTCCGTCAAGGCGGGCGAAGCCATTTCGGAAATTGAAATTGAATATTCCGGCATTAAATCATTCATTTTTGGCAGTTCTCCCTCTGGAGTTAAGTATGAAAGGGACGGTGAAAACCAAATCATTAAAATTAGCGGTAAAATAGACGCTAACACCGCCTCTGGCGAGTATAAATATATTGTTCGTGGCGTAAAGCAAGATAACGAAAAAGATACGCTTAGTGTCGAAATCACTTTCAAAGTCACAGGCGCACCTGTTTCCGTGAGTGTCGCAGAAAATGCAACTCAGAAAGTGGTTGCCGGCGAAGCTATCAAACCCGTCTCATTCTCGTTTACGGGTGCAAATAATTACCAGCTCACAAAGATTCCGCCGGGAAAATTTTCTGCATCAAAAGACGGCGAAAACATGATCATCAAGGTCTCGGGCGATATTAACGAAAAAGCGGAAGATGGGACTTACACCATCGAGCTTGAAGTTACCGATGGAAAAGAAACGGCTAAAGCCCAAGCAACCGTTGAAGTGACTCATAAGGCGGTTGTGACAAAGATTGAAACTATCGAAAATGCGACACAGACGGTAACCGCGGGCGATTCGATTGAACCGATTGTGTTCAAATTTGAAAATGTGACGAAATTTGGTGGACTTACCGGTTTCCCTGGTGGTTTTAGTGTTAGTACCGATAACACGAAGAATACTGTGACCATTTTTGGTTTGCTTGATGAAGATACCAAGGGCTCGTATACGGTCACATACACTGTTAGCGGCACAGACAATGAGGCTACTGCAGAGGCTACGATCAATGTGACGCCGGTGACCATGAAATTTGATCTTGTCGAAGGCAGCGATAATCAAACGGTTGTTGCCGGCAAAGACATTGTTCCGATTGTTTATCAATATGATCATGTAAAATCTGTGAAAGGTTTTGGCTTCCCGTCTAATTTGAAAATGGAACAGGACCCGGAAAAGAAACAAGTCAAGATTTTTGGTACCGTAAATTCTGCATCGGCAGCCAAGGAATACGTTTATACGATTGAACTGATGGATATTTATTCGGAAAAATCGACAGTAACGGGAAAGATTAATGTTGTTCTTGCTTCGAGCAGTTCTTCTGAAGCAACTTCTTCTAGTTCCGAAAAAGTTGATTCTTCTAGTAGCAAGGAAACTTCTTCTAGCAGCGCAACAAGCTCCAGCTCCGAAACGACGAAACCTGAAAGCTCTAGTTCTGAAAAGACCGTTTCTTCAAGCTCCGAAAAGACTGGTTCTTCTAGCAGCAAGGGAACCTCTTCCAGTAGCGAAACGACTAAGCCCACAAGCTCCAGCTCCGAAAAGGGTAAGAGCTCTAGCTCGACTACTGAAAGCAGCTCTTCGAGCGAAAAAGGAAAGTCCTCCAGCAGCGAAAAATCTTCAATTATTGCATCTGTCAAGCCTGGCTTCGAGTTCGGTTATGCCAATAATGAACTGATGATTGTGTTGCCGAAGCCTGCTATGCTTCGCGTACAGGTGTTTGACATGATGGGCCACATGGTAGAATCTTTCGCTGAAACGGAGACTTCTTCCAAGAGCTTTAACCTCGCTCACCTGGCCAAGGGCAACTATGTGGTGCGCATGGAAAGCGCCCGCTATGCTAGAAATGCGAAGATTTTCGTAAAATAG
- a CDS encoding GGDEF domain-containing protein has product MKKKELQKFVDSFRAMTSVLSVEKTTDGSIGTIRIEAGNPAYIKSMERKDNDGNSVFCQTFVPGSNYERYMEKELNFEKFVYQSAILHKPVHAYIRPERFNFCINEFMMPIDVDDDEKGYCTFTLEIQPEEDLDTSTRLSSEISQNVLKACIKLRGSKDFRKTMDEVIEDVRIICKASTCSVLLTDFKERTCSILSCARKQGMPPLDLDRVFNNEYIYIAESWIETLKGSNCLIIQNEADMEIIRQRNPVWHKTMMEAGVESLVLLPLTHNNEFVGFIWATNFDTSRVLRIKETLELVTFFIASEVASYKLVQRLRFLSNEDLLTGVNNRNAMNNRVLQFVSGEVNYRTISVVFADLNGLKPINDNEGHNAGDALLKSAAEILKETFHDCEIYRAGGDEFVVVAIDVAKDSLEARVDKLREKSKIKGNVSFAIGFYHDENGGDVRKAMREADALMYEDKKANYAHSRG; this is encoded by the coding sequence ATGAAAAAAAAAGAATTGCAAAAATTTGTCGATTCATTCCGTGCGATGACAAGCGTCCTGTCTGTAGAAAAGACTACAGATGGGAGTATCGGGACTATCCGCATTGAAGCGGGAAACCCAGCTTATATCAAGTCTATGGAAAGAAAAGACAATGACGGCAATTCTGTTTTCTGCCAGACTTTTGTTCCCGGCTCCAATTACGAACGGTACATGGAAAAGGAGCTGAACTTCGAGAAGTTCGTTTACCAGAGTGCCATTCTGCATAAGCCGGTTCATGCCTACATTCGCCCGGAACGCTTTAATTTTTGCATCAATGAATTCATGATGCCCATTGATGTCGATGACGACGAAAAGGGCTATTGCACCTTTACCCTTGAAATCCAGCCCGAAGAAGACCTTGACACCTCTACAAGACTTTCTTCTGAAATTTCGCAAAACGTGCTCAAGGCATGCATCAAGCTGCGCGGTTCAAAGGATTTCAGGAAAACCATGGACGAGGTGATTGAAGACGTTCGCATTATTTGCAAAGCGAGCACCTGCAGCGTTCTTTTGACCGACTTCAAGGAGAGAACTTGCTCCATTTTGAGCTGTGCCCGAAAGCAAGGCATGCCTCCGCTGGATCTTGATAGGGTATTCAACAACGAATATATCTATATCGCGGAATCCTGGATAGAAACGCTTAAAGGGAGCAACTGTCTGATTATCCAGAACGAAGCAGACATGGAAATTATTCGTCAGAGAAATCCAGTCTGGCATAAAACCATGATGGAAGCCGGTGTTGAAAGCCTGGTTCTGCTGCCGTTGACGCACAACAACGAATTTGTCGGATTCATTTGGGCGACAAACTTTGATACCTCCAGAGTCCTGCGCATTAAGGAAACCCTTGAACTGGTGACCTTCTTTATTGCCTCTGAAGTGGCCAGCTACAAGTTGGTGCAGCGCCTTAGGTTCTTGAGCAACGAGGACTTGTTGACTGGCGTGAACAACCGTAACGCCATGAACAACAGGGTGCTCCAATTTGTAAGCGGTGAAGTCAATTACAGAACGATTTCAGTGGTTTTCGCCGACTTGAACGGACTAAAGCCCATTAACGACAACGAAGGCCACAATGCCGGCGATGCGCTCTTGAAGAGTGCTGCTGAGATTCTGAAGGAAACGTTCCACGATTGCGAAATCTACCGTGCAGGCGGCGACGAATTTGTCGTGGTGGCAATCGACGTTGCCAAGGATAGCCTTGAAGCTAGAGTTGACAAGCTCCGCGAGAAATCCAAAATCAAGGGCAACGTGAGTTTCGCTATCGGGTTCTACCACGACGAAAACGGGGGAGACGTCCGTAAGGCGATGCGCGAAGCCGACGCCTTGATGTATGAAGACAAGAAGGCGAACTACGCCCACAGCCGTGGCTAA
- a CDS encoding cellulase family glycosylhydrolase, whose amino-acid sequence MNMVSAKPGFFVQDRFLYSKDNEKVVLRGINHMFIWTDREGKTIPEIAKTGANCVRIVWNTRGRVSDLDNIIVQCISNGMIPIPEIHDTTGNWDRLSDAVDFWLREETVQMISNHQQYLILNIGNEPGAESKSADEFFTVYNSIVTRMRAANIRIPLMIDADQWGQSEKNLLKVGPKLLQADPEHNLLFSLHMWWPSERHDPKATGYATVQDRVRGVLEASVEKNLPLIVGEFAPVAAGDVKEIPYKFIMSEAERLSIGWLAWSWGPGNFDSPEMDMTVHSSFNTLVGWGKEVCVDNPNGIQNTSVIPTFIQEKNFDTGSQAIDANLIQNGDFSADEPLTNWQVDFWGGKADVKVTNGVVRFDIKKAGKESWNLQFKQKLSLREGITYIFSMRAKADKPRTLNVNIKRDSEEYTPYANGRILDLSTSWQSFSWKFTMKEDTDPDALLIYDMGGVPISWELSDISLVQARSVEDRLNRTFQRNVQKNSGYFNAPNGPWELHLYSTKGELLEVLDKGRGGEGMRQYPKIERSGIMVVKDLSK is encoded by the coding sequence ATGAATATGGTTTCGGCTAAACCGGGATTTTTTGTACAAGATCGCTTTTTATACAGTAAGGACAATGAAAAGGTTGTTCTTCGCGGAATCAACCACATGTTTATTTGGACTGACCGCGAAGGAAAAACAATTCCCGAAATCGCCAAGACGGGTGCCAACTGCGTCAGAATCGTTTGGAATACCCGCGGCCGCGTGAGCGACCTCGACAACATCATTGTACAGTGCATTTCCAACGGAATGATTCCTATTCCCGAAATTCACGATACTACGGGCAACTGGGATCGCCTGAGCGACGCCGTCGATTTCTGGCTTCGTGAAGAAACGGTTCAGATGATTTCGAATCACCAACAGTACCTGATTCTGAATATCGGTAACGAACCGGGCGCCGAATCGAAGTCTGCTGACGAATTCTTTACCGTGTACAATTCCATTGTCACTAGGATGCGTGCCGCCAATATACGCATTCCGTTGATGATTGACGCGGACCAGTGGGGCCAAAGCGAAAAGAACCTGCTCAAAGTAGGCCCTAAGCTTTTGCAGGCCGATCCGGAACACAACCTTTTGTTCTCGCTGCACATGTGGTGGCCCTCGGAACGTCACGACCCGAAGGCAACGGGCTACGCGACGGTTCAAGACCGAGTTCGCGGCGTGCTCGAAGCCTCCGTCGAAAAGAATTTGCCGCTGATCGTAGGCGAATTCGCTCCTGTTGCCGCTGGCGATGTCAAGGAAATCCCGTATAAGTTCATTATGTCCGAAGCCGAACGCCTGAGTATCGGTTGGCTCGCCTGGAGCTGGGGTCCGGGTAACTTCGACAGCCCCGAAATGGATATGACAGTCCACAGCTCATTCAATACCCTGGTGGGCTGGGGCAAGGAAGTCTGCGTCGATAACCCAAACGGCATCCAGAACACGAGCGTCATTCCGACATTCATTCAAGAAAAGAATTTTGATACAGGCTCCCAGGCAATCGATGCAAATCTGATTCAAAACGGCGATTTTTCTGCCGACGAACCGCTAACCAACTGGCAAGTGGACTTCTGGGGCGGCAAGGCCGACGTCAAGGTCACGAACGGCGTTGTCCGTTTTGACATCAAGAAGGCAGGCAAGGAATCCTGGAACCTGCAGTTCAAGCAGAAACTTTCGCTCCGCGAAGGTATCACCTACATTTTCAGCATGCGCGCCAAGGCCGACAAGCCCCGCACCCTGAATGTGAATATCAAGCGAGATTCCGAAGAATATACGCCCTACGCCAACGGCCGTATCCTGGACTTGAGTACCAGCTGGCAGAGCTTTAGCTGGAAGTTTACCATGAAAGAAGATACGGACCCCGATGCCTTGTTGATTTACGATATGGGCGGGGTACCGATTTCTTGGGAACTCAGCGATATTTCGCTTGTGCAGGCCCGCAGCGTAGAAGACCGCCTCAACCGAACCTTCCAGCGCAACGTGCAGAAGAATTCCGGCTACTTCAACGCTCCGAACGGCCCCTGGGAGCTGCACCTGTATTCGACCAAGGGCGAACTTCTGGAAGTGCTCGACAAGGGTCGCGGTGGCGAAGGCATGCGCCAATACCCGAAGATTGAACGCAGCGGAATCATGGTGGTGAAGGACTTATCCAAGTAG
- a CDS encoding TIGR02147 family protein: MKPVMEYTSYRIYIRDYYTERKERSGFTWRDFAKAAGYSSPVFLKLVCDSKANLSEAGIERVASAMGLVGVDLQYFRHLVAFNQEKSSAAKKKIFAEMRNIANENAFALVGEDQYDYYGSWLNPVLREMAPHLNGATPAQMAGELVFESDAAHVKSSLKLLEKNGFLDKDEQGHYTQSNRSVTTGNLDVTSLAIREMHRQMGELGVQSLDQVPVNERDISGLTIGISENAYEKITKEIAEFRRRISSIVMEDSGEERVYRLNVQLFPLTNTLPEEERHD; this comes from the coding sequence ATGAAACCTGTAATGGAATATACCAGCTATCGCATTTATATTCGCGACTATTATACCGAACGCAAGGAACGTTCCGGTTTTACTTGGCGCGACTTCGCCAAAGCTGCTGGCTATTCCTCTCCGGTGTTCTTGAAGCTTGTTTGCGACAGCAAGGCAAACTTGAGCGAAGCGGGTATTGAACGCGTCGCGTCTGCTATGGGCCTTGTCGGTGTCGATCTGCAGTACTTCAGGCACCTGGTTGCATTTAATCAAGAAAAGTCTTCGGCCGCAAAGAAGAAAATCTTTGCCGAAATGCGCAACATCGCCAACGAAAATGCCTTTGCGCTTGTGGGCGAAGACCAGTACGACTATTATGGCAGCTGGCTGAATCCCGTACTTCGCGAAATGGCCCCGCACCTGAATGGCGCAACACCCGCCCAGATGGCGGGGGAGCTCGTCTTTGAAAGCGATGCGGCTCATGTCAAAAGCTCTCTCAAGTTGCTCGAAAAGAATGGCTTTCTCGATAAAGACGAGCAGGGCCATTATACCCAGAGCAATCGCTCTGTGACTACGGGCAATCTCGATGTCACCTCGCTCGCCATCCGCGAAATGCACCGTCAAATGGGCGAGCTCGGCGTTCAAAGCCTTGACCAGGTTCCGGTCAACGAACGTGACATCTCCGGCCTTACCATTGGCATTTCCGAAAACGCCTACGAAAAGATTACTAAAGAAATCGCCGAATTCCGTCGCCGCATCAGCTCGATCGTGATGGAAGATTCCGGCGAAGAACGCGTTTACAGACTGAACGTGCAATTGTTCCCCCTCACCAACACCTTGCCCGAGGAGGAGCGCCATGACTAG
- a CDS encoding TIGR03915 family putative DNA repair protein encodes MLSISYDSTFDGFLSVVFEIYRQHLDVGEIHGDRSTTPCNLFMQPFRIETSEEEAARLKRAIENYASADILELLHVAFRSEEEGIEMKILAYLRKVFDGKDPNYAKNPTSDEMLPLFMTARAVRHEAGGMLGLVRFSKTSDGTYFAEIEPKYDILDLIVGHFRGRFANEKWAIYDSKRGFGVYYAGHQLAEITIPNMDAVSKATPPDEMVRLWQDYYKSIAIKERENPKLLKRCLPVYYWKHLPERHFSRC; translated from the coding sequence ATGCTTTCCATCTCTTATGATTCAACTTTCGACGGATTCTTGAGCGTAGTCTTCGAAATTTACCGCCAGCACTTGGATGTGGGCGAAATTCATGGCGACCGCAGCACAACTCCTTGTAACCTCTTTATGCAGCCCTTCCGCATTGAAACGTCTGAAGAAGAGGCGGCAAGGCTCAAGCGGGCTATCGAAAATTATGCCAGCGCCGATATCCTGGAACTCTTGCATGTTGCATTTCGCTCCGAGGAAGAGGGCATCGAGATGAAGATTCTTGCCTACCTCCGCAAAGTTTTCGATGGCAAGGATCCGAATTACGCCAAGAATCCGACTTCCGACGAAATGCTCCCGCTGTTCATGACCGCCCGCGCTGTACGCCACGAGGCGGGCGGTATGCTCGGACTTGTACGCTTCAGCAAGACCTCTGACGGCACCTATTTCGCCGAAATCGAGCCCAAATATGACATTCTAGACTTGATTGTGGGGCACTTTCGCGGGCGATTTGCCAACGAAAAGTGGGCGATTTACGATTCCAAGCGAGGTTTCGGTGTGTATTACGCGGGCCACCAGCTGGCAGAAATCACCATTCCGAACATGGATGCAGTCTCCAAGGCCACGCCGCCCGACGAAATGGTCCGACTTTGGCAAGATTACTACAAGTCTATCGCCATCAAGGAGCGCGAAAACCCGAAACTCTTAAAGCGCTGTCTGCCGGTGTACTACTGGAAGCACCTGCCCGAAAGACATTTTTCCCGTTGTTGA
- a CDS encoding GGDEF domain-containing protein — MDLQEYVDHFDSMTCIMSVEKNPDGSVGKIRIEVGNKAYLSTFEKSDESQATMNDGNGFTPGLEYTQYLPRDLNFEHFIVASAVEKKPMHAYIHPNRFPIWFNIFSLPLNIDDPDKYYCTYTQELSSEANTEQMTNLSAKATSQVLQTCIKLRGSTNFLKTMDEIIHDIRVTCEASYCCIMLTDFKESTCSLLSEDIAEGVPQRSLKNFLDNSFINYAKSWLETIDGSNCLVIQDENDMSEVKLRNPNWYRSLKSAEVESIVLFPLQYNGETVGFIWATNFDTKNTDHIKETLELTTFFIASEIANYQLLQRLEMLSSTDMLTGVLNRNAMNNRVLRLVSGRERTPQSIAIIFADLNGLKPINDVEGHNAGDCLLKEAAMILKLTFDECEIYRAGGDEFVVVALDKPKKRLETLVEKLRKDSEDPENVSFALGFYYDDKGGDIRAAMREADALMYEDKKRFYDRFPESRRK; from the coding sequence ATGGATTTACAGGAATATGTCGATCATTTCGACTCGATGACCTGTATCATGTCGGTCGAGAAAAATCCCGATGGATCAGTCGGGAAAATCCGTATCGAAGTTGGAAACAAGGCTTACCTTTCCACTTTTGAAAAAAGCGACGAATCTCAAGCGACCATGAATGACGGAAACGGTTTTACTCCGGGACTTGAATACACCCAGTATCTTCCGAGAGACCTTAATTTTGAGCATTTTATCGTTGCAAGCGCAGTCGAAAAAAAGCCGATGCATGCCTACATTCATCCGAACCGTTTTCCAATCTGGTTCAATATTTTCAGCCTGCCACTGAATATCGACGATCCAGACAAGTATTACTGCACCTACACTCAAGAACTGTCGAGCGAAGCAAATACCGAGCAGATGACCAATTTGTCGGCCAAGGCAACTTCGCAAGTCTTGCAGACCTGTATCAAGCTTCGCGGTTCTACGAATTTCTTGAAAACGATGGATGAAATCATCCATGATATTCGCGTTACTTGCGAAGCAAGCTATTGCTGTATCATGCTTACAGATTTCAAGGAAAGCACTTGCAGTCTTTTAAGTGAAGACATTGCGGAAGGGGTACCACAGCGTTCACTCAAGAATTTTTTAGACAATTCCTTCATTAATTACGCCAAGTCTTGGCTTGAAACTATTGACGGAAGCAATTGTCTAGTCATTCAAGACGAAAACGACATGAGCGAGGTCAAACTCCGCAACCCCAATTGGTACAGGTCATTAAAAAGTGCCGAGGTGGAAAGTATTGTTCTCTTCCCGCTCCAGTACAACGGCGAAACGGTCGGTTTTATTTGGGCTACTAACTTTGATACCAAAAACACCGATCACATTAAAGAAACCCTTGAACTTACGACATTCTTCATAGCCTCAGAAATTGCCAACTATCAACTTCTACAGCGTCTTGAAATGCTGAGCTCAACAGACATGCTGACAGGCGTCTTGAACCGTAACGCCATGAACAACAGAGTGCTTCGTTTGGTATCCGGTCGAGAACGAACGCCTCAATCAATCGCTATTATCTTTGCCGACTTGAACGGTCTTAAGCCGATTAACGATGTCGAAGGGCATAATGCGGGTGACTGCCTGCTGAAAGAAGCGGCCATGATTCTCAAATTGACGTTCGATGAGTGCGAAATTTATCGTGCCGGTGGCGATGAATTTGTGGTTGTAGCCCTGGACAAACCTAAAAAAAGGCTTGAAACGCTTGTCGAAAAACTTCGCAAGGATTCTGAGGATCCAGAAAATGTTAGTTTTGCATTAGGCTTCTACTACGATGATAAGGGTGGCGACATCCGTGCCGCAATGCGCGAGGCAGACGCCCTTATGTACGAAGACAAAAAACGTTTCTATGATCGGTTCCCTGAATCGAGGAGAAAATGA
- a CDS encoding putative DNA modification/repair radical SAM protein, producing the protein MDIREKLNILSAAAKYDVSCSSSGSKRQAPKGGLGSACSAGICHTWSSDGRCISLLKVLMSNACKYDCAYCINRRSNDIPRATFTPKELINLTLEFYRRNYIEGLFLSSAVVGSPDRTMEMLIQVAKELRTVHKFGGYIHLKAIPGASRELLYQAGLYADRSSVNIEIPTDRALQYLAPEKNHASILAPMNFLAERKLEYKTDHSRYSPKFLPAGQSTQMIVGAAGESDLQILTLSNGFYKQQQMKRVYFSGYVPLNADKRLPALTTKPPLVREHRLYQADWLMRFYKFGFDEVVDQAHPNLDLDLDPKAAWALRHPEFFPIDIQTADYEMLLRVPGIGVKSAQLIASGRRFSKIRLEHLKKMGVVLKRAQYFIYHPDTPASLRRLYPEMVRPLLLPKPKSLQLDLFANQPLALPAAG; encoded by the coding sequence ATGGACATTCGCGAAAAGTTGAATATTCTTTCGGCCGCGGCCAAGTACGACGTGTCGTGTTCTTCTAGCGGATCCAAACGGCAAGCGCCCAAGGGCGGACTCGGGAGCGCCTGTAGCGCGGGTATTTGCCATACCTGGTCTTCTGACGGGCGTTGTATTTCGCTTTTGAAGGTGCTGATGAGCAATGCCTGCAAGTATGATTGCGCCTATTGCATTAACCGCCGTAGCAACGATATTCCTCGGGCCACCTTTACGCCCAAGGAACTCATCAACCTGACGTTGGAATTCTACCGCCGTAACTATATCGAGGGACTTTTCTTAAGTTCTGCAGTGGTGGGTAGCCCAGACCGCACTATGGAAATGCTGATTCAAGTGGCCAAGGAACTGCGCACAGTCCATAAATTTGGCGGATATATTCACTTGAAGGCGATTCCTGGAGCCAGTCGCGAACTCCTGTACCAAGCAGGGCTTTATGCCGACCGCAGCAGCGTGAATATCGAGATTCCGACAGACAGGGCGCTACAATACCTGGCCCCCGAAAAGAATCATGCCTCGATTCTTGCTCCCATGAATTTTTTAGCCGAGCGTAAGCTGGAATACAAGACAGACCATTCCCGCTATTCGCCAAAGTTCTTGCCTGCAGGTCAAAGCACCCAAATGATTGTCGGGGCAGCAGGGGAGTCGGACTTGCAAATTCTGACTCTTTCTAACGGATTCTACAAGCAACAGCAAATGAAACGCGTGTATTTTTCGGGCTATGTACCGCTCAATGCCGACAAGCGCTTGCCTGCGCTTACGACTAAGCCACCTCTGGTTCGCGAACACAGGCTTTATCAGGCCGACTGGCTCATGCGATTCTACAAGTTCGGCTTTGACGAAGTGGTCGACCAGGCGCACCCGAATCTAGACTTGGATCTCGACCCAAAGGCTGCTTGGGCCTTGCGTCACCCGGAATTTTTCCCGATTGATATTCAAACTGCCGACTACGAAATGCTCTTGCGAGTGCCTGGAATTGGCGTCAAGTCGGCTCAATTGATTGCCTCGGGTCGTCGTTTCTCCAAAATTCGCCTGGAACACCTGAAAAAGATGGGTGTCGTACTCAAGCGGGCGCAGTACTTTATTTACCATCCGGATACTCCCGCCAGCCTGCGCAGGCTTTATCCTGAAATGGTGCGCCCCTTGCTGCTCCCCAAGCCAAAATCCCTGCAGCTAGACTTATTCGCAAACCAACCCCTCGCACTTCCTGCCGCAGGTTAA